The following proteins are encoded in a genomic region of Candidatus Kaelpia aquatica:
- the speD gene encoding adenosylmethionine decarboxylase encodes MEKQTIKESGSVYCKEDSMSYAGKHLIIELWGAKNIASEEGTKEVLRKAVKACGATLLEVHAHTFSPYSGISAVAILKESHISVHSWPEFNYAAADIFVCGDVDPHLAVPVLKEGFSAEEVQVTELKRGVFDEKHLGI; translated from the coding sequence ATGGAAAAACAAACAATTAAAGAGTCAGGATCCGTATATTGCAAAGAAGACTCTATGAGCTATGCAGGAAAGCACCTGATTATAGAGCTGTGGGGTGCAAAAAATATAGCTTCAGAAGAGGGCACAAAAGAAGTATTAAGAAAAGCCGTAAAAGCATGCGGAGCAACTCTCTTAGAGGTTCATGCTCACACCTTCTCTCCTTACAGCGGCATCTCTGCTGTTGCCATACTTAAAGAGTCGCATATATCCGTACATAGCTGGCCGGAATTCAATTATGCAGCGGCTGATATCTTCGTATGCGGCGATGTAGACCCTCACCTTGCAGTTCCTGTCTTAAAAGAGGGGTTCTCTGCAGAAGAGGTTCAGGTCACAGAATTAAAAAGGGGCGTCTTTGATGAAAAACACCTGGGTATCTGA
- the speE gene encoding polyamine aminopropyltransferase: MKNTWVSETLHKDIGLKLKVQKKLYSSNSSSQKIEFLKTSRFGTALIMDGAIQTTTEDEFIYHEMMSHIPLFSHPKPENILIIGGGDGGILREVLKHKMIKKVTLVEIEKKVIEQTKKYLPQICKDAFKSKKLELVITDGAEFIKNKLSLYDIVIVDSTDPTGPAKVLFENSFYRNISKILKNNGIMVRQSGSSFLQKEELKENYKKLSKIFKYTNVYLAAVPTYIGGFFNLIFASDKINIESLSLAAIKKESQKNRIKTRYYNPELHLASFKLPNYIKEIIGDKQ; the protein is encoded by the coding sequence ATGAAAAACACCTGGGTATCTGAGACTCTGCATAAAGATATTGGGCTAAAATTAAAGGTTCAAAAAAAGCTTTATTCGTCTAATTCATCTTCACAGAAAATAGAGTTTCTAAAGACCAGCCGATTTGGAACTGCACTAATAATGGATGGGGCAATCCAGACAACAACAGAGGACGAGTTTATCTACCACGAGATGATGTCCCATATCCCGCTCTTCTCACATCCAAAGCCTGAAAATATACTCATAATAGGCGGAGGCGACGGAGGAATATTGAGAGAGGTCCTAAAGCATAAGATGATTAAGAAGGTTACCCTGGTTGAGATAGAAAAAAAAGTTATAGAACAGACAAAAAAATATCTGCCCCAAATATGTAAGGATGCATTCAAAAGCAAGAAGCTAGAGCTGGTTATCACAGACGGAGCAGAGTTTATAAAAAATAAGCTGAGCCTATACGATATAGTAATTGTAGATTCAACTGACCCAACCGGACCTGCAAAGGTACTTTTTGAAAACAGCTTCTACAGAAACATATCTAAAATTTTAAAAAATAACGGCATTATGGTAAGGCAGAGCGGCTCTTCTTTCTTACAAAAAGAGGAATTAAAGGAGAACTACAAAAAATTATCTAAAATATTCAAATATACAAATGTCTATCTTGCTGCTGTTCCTACGTATATAGGAGGATTTTTTAATCTTATCTTTGCATCAGACAAAATAAACATAGAGTCCCTATCTTTAGCTGCAATCAAAAAAGAGAGTCAGAAGAACAGAATAAAAACAAGATACTACAACCCTGAGCTGCACCTGGCATCTTTTAAGCTGCCGAACTACATAAAAGAGATAATAGGAGACAAGCAATGA